One part of the Arabidopsis thaliana chromosome 4, partial sequence genome encodes these proteins:
- a CDS encoding uncharacterized protein (unknown protein; Has 30201 Blast hits to 17322 proteins in 780 species: Archae - 12; Bacteria - 1396; Metazoa - 17338; Fungi - 3422; Plants - 5037; Viruses - 0; Other Eukaryotes - 2996 (source: NCBI BLink).) yields the protein MPALIPNEIPDEPRIVFPKLRTTEYHFIRNLIKKLAFEILDHSKSSREYLLSKLNSSCCDLHVIRSFGVPEREYFSDDDIIDGDDEGVITTDDDDSDTDRHWEDWEEYQLIEDMKKQQVNDSDTSSSSDEDDVKSGKEKLGEQATRSLSTLGVLGS from the exons ATGCccgctctgataccaaatgaAATTCCGGATGAACCAAGAATCGTATTCCCCAAACTCAGAACCACTGAGTATCACTTTATTAGAAATCTGATTAAGAA GTTAGCCTTCGAGATCTTGGATCACTCCAAATCTTCGCGTGAATATCTCCTCTCCAAACTGAACTCATCCTGTTGTGATCTCCACGTCATTCGTTCATTTGGCG TGCCAGAGAGGGAGTACTTCTCAGATGATGACATTattgatggagatgatgagggGGTGATAAcaactgatgatgatgacagtGACACTGATCGTCACTGGGAAGATTGGGAAGAATATCAACTCATTGAGGACATGAAGAAACAGCAAGTCAATGACTCAGACACAAGTTCATCGTCCGATGAGGATGATGTTAAAAGTGGCAAAGAAAAGCTTGGAGAGCAAGCAACAAGGTCATTGTCGACACTAGGAGTTCTCGGTTCTTAa